One genomic segment of Hemibagrus wyckioides isolate EC202008001 linkage group LG08, SWU_Hwy_1.0, whole genome shotgun sequence includes these proteins:
- the itk gene encoding tyrosine-protein kinase ITK/TSK, with protein MYPRIILKGVLYKKSQQKRRTSPCNYKERYFVLNTEDLTYSERRPGKKPIQKGCIELSRIKCVETVRSDLPIPCEYKYPFQVVYDNYYLYVFAPDNDCRLKWVRALKEETKGNNLALNYHPDFWVEGRWRCCNRTDKLAPGCSDYYPSGSASKKPLPPTPDPERRFSSPEPRIVVALKNFIPQEDTDIPLHKDEEYTVIDCSEPNWWTVRDKNGNVGTVPCIYVKEKPSNNIEHFKWYNKDITRTEAEELLIAVDKEGAFMVRDSRHAGVYTVSVFTKAPGSNGEKYPRVKHYKIRETEDEEPRYYLAEKYLFSTIPELIHYHQHNAAGLITRLRHCVTRGQGNSPRIEELASEEWELDMEDLTLGAELGSGQFGLVLEGLWRGEKVAVKTIREGAMSEEEFKEEANVMMKVSHPKLVKLYGMCTQQSPMYLVFEFLENGCLTEFLRSRKGCVSQEILLGMCVDVSEAMAYLESSNFIHRDLAARNCLVSGNLVVKVSDFGMTRFVLDDQYTSYTSKFPVKWSSPEVIRYNKFSSKSDVWSFGVLMWEVYSEGRLPYECRSNAEVVESLNAGLRLLRPRLCPEPVYQLMQWCWKEKPEDRPSFVLLLHELASLAES; from the exons ATGTACCCACGAATTATTTTAAAAGGAGTCTTATATAAAAAATCTCAGCAAAAACGAAGAACATCCCCTTGCAATTATAAGGAAAGGTATTTTGTGCTAAACACAGAGGATCTGACCTACTCTGAGCGTCGCCCTGGG AAAAAGCCAATTCAGAAGGGCTGCATTGAACTTTCCCGGATTAAGTGTGTAGAGACTGTACGCAGTGACCTTCCCATTCCCTGTGAATACAAATATCCTTTCCAG GTTGTCTATGATAACTACTACCTTTATGTGTTTGCGCCAGACAATGACTGCAGGTTAAAGTGGGTCAGAGCTCTTAAAGAGG AGACAAAAGGCAACAACCTTGCTTTGAATTACCATCCTGACTTCTGGGTTGAGGGAAGATGGAGGTGTTGTAACAGGACAGATAAGTTGGCCCCTGGGTGCAGTGACTATTATCCAAGTGGAAGCG CGTCCAAAAAGCCCTTGCCTCCAACACCAGATCCAGAG CGGCGGTTCTCAAGCCCAGAACCACGAATTGTTGTGGCTCTGAAGAACTTTATCCCTCAAGAGGACACAGACATTCCACTGCACAAAGATGAGGAGTACACTGTAATAGACTGTTCTGAACCCAACTGGTGGACTGTCAGAGATAAAAATGG AAATGTTGGAACAGTGCCTTGCATTTATGTTAAAGAGAAACCTTCAAACAACATTGAGCACTTTAA ATGGTACAACAAAGATATAACCCGGACAGAAGCTGAAGAATTATTAATTGCAGTG GATAAGGAGGGTGCGTTCATGGTGCGTGACTCCCGGCATGCAGGAGTTTACACAGTGTCTGTATTTACCAAAGCCCCTGG GtcaaatggggaaaaatatccaAGGGTCAAGCACTATAAgatcagagagacagaagatGAGGAGCCCAGGTATTACTTGgctgaaaaatatttattcagcaCAATCCCAGAGCTCattcactatcaccaacacaatGCTGCAG GTTTAATAACACGACTGAGGCACTGTGTCACTCGAGGCCAAGGGAATTCACCCAGGATTGAGGAGCTTGCATCAG AGGAGTGGGAATTGGACATGGAGGACCTGACTCTTGGGGCTGAGCTAGGCAGTGGTCAGTTTGGTCTGGTGTTAGAAGGCTTGTGGCGTGGTGAGAAAGTAGCTGTAAAGACAATACGTGAAGGGGCCATGTCTGAAGAGGAGTTTAAAGAGGAGGCAAATGTTATGAT GAAAGTATCCCACCCAAAGCTGGTGAAGTTGTACGGTATGTGCACCCAGCAGTCACCCATGTACCTGGTGTTTGAGTTTCTGGAGAACGGCTGCCTCACAGAATTCCTGCGCTCCAGAAAAGGTTGTGTTTCACAGGAAATTTTGCTGGGcatgtgtgtagatgtgagcGAAGCAATGGCTTACCTGGAGAGCTCGAATTTCATTCACAGAGACCTG GCTGCAAGAAATTGCCTGGTGTCAGGAAACCTTGTGGTGAAAGTCTCTGATTTTGGTATGACCAG ATTTGTCCTGGATGACCAATACACCAGCTACACCAGCAAATTCCCTGTAAAGTGGTCATCTCCAGAAGTGATCAGATATAACAAGTTCAGCAGCAAGTCAGATGTGTGGTCATTTG GTGTGTTAATGTGGGAGGTGTACAGCGAAGGCCGACTGCCCTATGAGTGCCGAAGTAATGCAGAAGTGGTGGAATCCTTAAACGCCGGACTAAGGTTATTAAGACCCAGACTCTGTCCAGAACCTGTTTACCAGCTAATGCAGTGGTGCTGGAAGGAG aaaCCTGAAGACCGGCCGTCCTTTGTCCTGCTCCTTCATGAACTGGCTTCTCTTGCTGAATCCTGA